One genomic window of Bacilli bacterium PM5-9 includes the following:
- a CDS encoding oligoendopeptidase F (product_source=KO:K08602; cath_funfam=1.10.287.830; cog=COG1164; ko=KO:K08602; pfam=PF01432,PF08439; superfamily=55486; tigrfam=TIGR00181) — MKRDQQQLENTWDLERMYNPKTLSYDIQECFNIVKKILVYKDIEFDKDTIIDVLKIYYELLIKIENIYVYFSHLQDTDFTNDKNIAIFNKVKGEYNQMMVQTSFLFSKISKVDNEILNSILMDDDYVDYHKTIENIIHNKKRYLSEKEEKIISTYNLTSSAAYQLFSAFTNSDLKFDTIFDSENNEHELTEGTYSIYIRSDDRKLRKNAFNSLFNGYSKFNQTLATNYISELKSSLISMKNRNYNSTLQQALEPNKINEQIYFNLLNSIEDNIEINHEYMKLRKDEMKLDELHLYDIYTTMVADIDEKYEYEQGCDLVRKALKVFPDEYQEALNDALTNRWIDIYENEGKRSGAYSGGSYLSDPYILLNYHNELNDVFTLAHELGHSIHSYFSNKHNPYQNANYKIFIAEVASTVNELLLINYLLENETKPQIKKYLYNYLLEQFRTTMVRQTMFARFELESHVLIEENKEISNVVLNDLYYDINKKYFGNDIVLDEEIKYEWSRIPHFYYNYYVYQYATSFSISLNIVKRILMKEEGIIDKYLSFLKAGDSVYPLEALALIDIDLTNPQVFNEAMQAYNQTISDFKNVKL; from the coding sequence ATGAAAAGAGATCAACAACAACTAGAAAATACTTGGGATTTAGAAAGAATGTATAATCCTAAAACATTAAGTTATGATATTCAAGAATGTTTTAATATTGTTAAAAAGATTTTAGTTTATAAGGACATTGAATTTGATAAGGATACGATTATTGATGTTTTAAAAATATATTATGAATTATTAATAAAAATTGAAAATATTTATGTGTATTTTTCTCATTTACAAGATACTGATTTTACTAATGATAAAAATATTGCAATCTTTAATAAGGTTAAGGGTGAGTATAATCAAATGATGGTTCAAACATCTTTCCTATTTTCTAAAATTTCAAAAGTTGATAATGAAATATTGAATTCTATTTTAATGGATGATGATTATGTTGATTATCATAAAACAATAGAAAATATTATTCATAATAAAAAGCGTTATCTTAGTGAAAAAGAAGAGAAAATTATTTCTACTTATAATTTAACAAGCTCAGCTGCTTATCAATTATTTAGTGCATTTACAAATTCTGATTTGAAGTTTGATACTATTTTTGATAGTGAAAATAATGAACATGAATTAACAGAAGGGACATATTCAATTTATATTAGAAGTGATGATAGAAAGTTAAGAAAAAATGCTTTTAATTCTTTATTTAATGGTTATTCAAAGTTTAATCAAACTCTTGCGACTAATTATATATCTGAATTAAAAAGTAGTCTAATATCAATGAAAAATAGAAATTATAATAGCACACTTCAACAAGCACTTGAACCAAATAAAATAAATGAACAAATTTATTTTAACTTACTAAATTCAATTGAGGATAATATTGAAATCAATCATGAATATATGAAATTAAGAAAAGATGAAATGAAATTAGATGAATTACATTTATATGATATTTATACAACAATGGTAGCTGACATTGATGAAAAATATGAATATGAACAAGGATGTGATTTAGTTAGAAAAGCACTAAAAGTTTTTCCTGATGAATATCAAGAGGCATTAAATGATGCTTTAACAAATAGATGGATTGATATTTATGAAAATGAAGGTAAAAGAAGTGGTGCATATTCTGGTGGTTCATATTTAAGTGATCCATATATTTTATTAAATTACCATAATGAATTAAATGATGTTTTCACTTTAGCTCATGAGTTAGGTCATTCAATTCATAGTTATTTTTCAAATAAGCATAATCCTTATCAAAATGCTAATTACAAAATATTTATTGCTGAAGTAGCAAGTACTGTTAATGAGTTATTATTAATTAATTATTTATTAGAAAATGAAACAAAACCACAAATAAAAAAATATTTATATAATTATTTATTGGAACAATTTAGAACAACTATGGTTAGACAAACAATGTTTGCTAGATTTGAATTAGAAAGTCATGTTTTAATAGAAGAAAATAAAGAAATAAGCAATGTTGTTTTAAATGATTTGTACTATGATATTAATAAAAAGTATTTTGGCAATGACATTGTTTTAGATGAAGAAATTAAATATGAATGGTCAAGAATACCTCACTTTTATTATAATTATTATGTTTATCAATATGCGACAAGCTTTAGTATTTCATTAAATATTGTAAAAAGAATTTTAATGAAAGAAGAGGGGATTATTGATAAGTATTTAAGCTTTTTAAAAGCAGGAGATTCAGTGTATCCTTTGGAGGCATTAGCTTTAATTGACATTGATTTAACTAATCCTCAAGTATTTAATGAAGCAATGCAAGCATATAATCAAACGATAAGTGATTTTAAAAATGTCAAATTATAA
- a CDS encoding epoxyqueuosine reductase (product_source=KO:K18979; cath_funfam=3.30.70.20; cog=COG1600; ko=KO:K18979; pfam=PF08331,PF13484; superfamily=54277,54862), giving the protein MSNYNMIVSFINDLDFDIVGFTTIKDNTEYIKRVTSKYNQGMLYPRNKMDYHDYVALDKLIDNPKTIISVGISYHQIQEMECEKLFGKYSKISFGIDYHKIIYEKLKKIEAFLKDNYSEVQCYLSCDNKVVDDRYFAYLCGNGFYGKNTMIINQEFGSEVFYGTLITNIDIDFEAKEILESQCGSCSICENNCPTKSLNNYSLNYKSCLSHLTQSKALIKPSIINNRIFGCDECNDCCPYNSKVKQSNAYQMENNCLELIDLIKMSNKEYNETFKEKGFYWLNKNILKKNAVLCLGNYLDEYQMEITQLAKQVKSPLLIEAFDYILKMEE; this is encoded by the coding sequence ATGTCAAATTATAATATGATAGTTTCATTTATTAATGATTTAGATTTTGATATTGTTGGCTTTACTACAATAAAGGATAATACTGAATATATAAAAAGAGTAACAAGTAAATATAATCAAGGTATGCTTTATCCAAGAAATAAAATGGATTATCATGATTATGTTGCATTAGATAAATTAATTGATAATCCTAAAACAATTATTTCAGTTGGAATATCATATCATCAAATTCAAGAAATGGAATGTGAAAAATTATTTGGAAAGTATTCTAAAATAAGTTTTGGTATTGATTATCATAAAATTATTTATGAAAAGTTAAAAAAAATTGAAGCTTTTTTAAAAGACAATTATTCAGAAGTGCAATGTTATTTATCTTGTGATAATAAAGTTGTTGATGATAGATACTTTGCATATTTATGTGGAAATGGGTTTTATGGAAAGAATACAATGATAATAAATCAAGAATTTGGTTCTGAAGTTTTTTATGGGACTTTAATTACTAATATAGATATTGATTTTGAAGCAAAAGAAATACTTGAAAGTCAATGTGGTTCTTGTTCTATTTGTGAAAATAATTGTCCAACAAAAAGTTTAAATAATTATTCATTAAATTATAAATCATGTTTATCACATTTAACTCAATCAAAAGCACTAATTAAACCAAGCATAATTAATAATCGTATATTTGGCTGTGATGAATGTAATGATTGTTGTCCTTATAATAGTAAAGTAAAACAATCAAATGCATATCAAATGGAAAATAATTGTCTTGAATTAATTGATTTAATTAAAATGAGTAACAAAGAGTACAATGAGACATTTAAAGAAAAAGGTTTTTATTGGCTAAATAAAAATATCTTAAAAAAGAATGCAGTATTGTGTTTAGGGAATTATCTTGATGAATATCAAATGGAAATAACACAATTAGCTAAACAAGTAAAAAGCCCCTTGTTAATTGAGGCTTTTGATTATATATTGAAAATGGAGGAGTAA
- a CDS encoding histidinol-phosphatase (PHP family) (product_source=KO:K04486; cath_funfam=3.20.20.140; cog=COG1387; ko=KO:K04486; pfam=PF02811; smart=SM00481; superfamily=89550; tigrfam=TIGR01856) has product MKKYSLHNHTYLCKHALGSSKDMIEQGIKEGFEVFGISDHIAYPTKCTSFRMEFEQKTDYLDDLKNLKSKYKNIKILRGFEAEYQRDLLYQLVDMFKNDEIDYLILGQHYQNVHKENTYYGMISDPSLIKNYVDQCIEAMKTGLILFIAHPDLFINNISKFCDTCIDESKRLIEAAIKYDVYLEYNAGGMRSSINAGFSQEEYRYPRYEFWQLVKELNAKVVVSSDAHTPQQINDDIYQLACQQVDELGLNVIEEINFELYQERVNEFIKRYDEIRINGL; this is encoded by the coding sequence GTGAAAAAGTATAGCTTACACAATCATACATATTTATGCAAGCATGCACTAGGAAGCTCAAAAGATATGATAGAGCAAGGAATAAAAGAAGGTTTTGAAGTATTTGGTATTAGTGATCATATTGCTTATCCAACTAAATGCACTAGTTTTAGAATGGAATTTGAACAAAAAACAGATTATTTAGATGATTTAAAAAATTTAAAAAGCAAATATAAAAATATAAAAATATTAAGAGGATTTGAAGCTGAATATCAAAGAGATTTATTATATCAATTAGTAGATATGTTTAAAAATGATGAAATAGATTATTTGATATTAGGACAACACTATCAAAATGTTCATAAAGAAAATACTTATTATGGAATGATAAGTGATCCAAGCTTGATAAAAAATTATGTTGATCAATGCATTGAAGCCATGAAAACAGGATTGATTTTATTTATAGCTCATCCAGATTTATTTATTAATAATATCAGTAAATTTTGTGATACTTGTATTGATGAATCAAAAAGATTAATTGAAGCTGCTATAAAGTATGATGTTTATTTAGAATACAATGCAGGAGGAATGCGCTCATCAATTAATGCAGGGTTTTCTCAAGAAGAATATCGTTATCCACGCTATGAGTTTTGGCAACTTGTAAAAGAGTTAAATGCTAAAGTAGTTGTTAGTTCAGATGCTCATACTCCACAGCAAATAAATGATGATATATATCAATTAGCATGTCAACAAGTAGATGAGTTAGGTTTGAATGTCATTGAAGAAATCAATTTTGAATTATATCAAGAAAGAGTAAATGAGTTTATAAAAAGGTATGATGAAATAAGAATAAATGGTCTATAA